A window of Haliscomenobacter hydrossis DSM 1100 contains these coding sequences:
- the rpsU gene encoding 30S ribosomal protein S21 codes for MLIIEIKDGESIDKALKRYKRKFQNAGVIKELRRRKEFVKPSVKRRGEVLKAIYREKVREEQDPTAL; via the coding sequence ATGCTGATCATCGAAATCAAAGATGGCGAAAGCATCGACAAAGCGCTGAAACGCTACAAACGGAAGTTCCAGAATGCCGGTGTAATCAAAGAATTGCGCAGACGCAAAGAATTTGTGAAACCTTCCGTTAAGCGCAGAGGTGAAGTGTTGAAGGCCATCTACCGCGAGAAGGTTCGCGAAGAACAGGATCCTACTGCATTGTAA
- a CDS encoding trans-sulfuration enzyme family protein, with protein MDLSFILNELGENRSDYFNAIAPPIIQTSNFQVRKVDELRNLFADESSGYLYSRGINPTVDILREKLAALDRAEDALVFNSGAAAIFAAVLANIQADEHIVSVQKPYTWAQRMFDNILPRFNVDTTYVDGTLVENFAEAIRPNTRIIYLESPNSWSYALQDLRAVSELARDHGIITICDNSYCTPIYQRPIEMGIDLALQSATKYIGGHSDTVAGVLSGSSAMIKKIFDSEYLNIGSGIQPFNAWLLIRGLRTLSARLDRISATTPKIVAYLKEHHQVEKVLFPFDVTFPQYELAREQMSGACGLLSFYLYADTRQEIVRFCEGLHHIMMAVSWGGHESLILPGCASLEDEEFNPDNPAHRVLRLYVGLEEADYLIRDLERGFESM; from the coding sequence ATGGATCTTTCTTTTATCCTTAATGAACTTGGCGAAAACCGCTCCGACTATTTCAACGCCATTGCGCCGCCAATTATCCAGACCAGCAATTTTCAGGTGCGGAAGGTGGATGAATTGCGGAATCTGTTTGCAGACGAGTCGAGCGGTTATTTGTACAGTCGGGGCATCAACCCTACAGTGGACATTTTGAGGGAAAAACTGGCCGCACTCGATCGGGCAGAAGATGCGCTGGTGTTCAACAGTGGGGCTGCGGCTATTTTTGCGGCGGTGTTGGCCAATATCCAGGCTGATGAGCACATTGTGAGTGTGCAAAAGCCCTATACCTGGGCGCAACGCATGTTTGACAACATTTTGCCCCGCTTTAATGTGGATACGACCTATGTGGATGGCACGTTGGTAGAGAATTTTGCCGAAGCCATTCGCCCCAATACGCGCATCATCTATCTCGAAAGCCCCAACAGCTGGAGTTATGCGCTGCAAGACCTTCGCGCAGTATCCGAGTTGGCCCGCGACCATGGCATTATTACCATTTGTGACAACAGTTATTGTACGCCGATCTACCAGCGTCCAATTGAGATGGGGATTGATTTGGCGTTGCAGAGTGCGACCAAATACATCGGAGGGCATAGCGATACCGTAGCGGGGGTGCTGAGCGGCAGCAGCGCCATGATCAAAAAGATTTTTGATAGCGAGTATTTGAATATTGGGAGTGGCATTCAGCCCTTCAATGCCTGGTTGTTGATTCGGGGGCTGCGTACCCTGTCGGCTCGGCTGGATCGAATTTCTGCTACTACCCCCAAAATCGTAGCCTATTTGAAAGAGCACCACCAAGTAGAAAAGGTGTTGTTCCCCTTTGACGTCACTTTCCCGCAGTACGAGTTGGCGCGTGAGCAGATGAGTGGGGCCTGCGGGTTGCTCAGTTTTTACCTGTACGCCGATACCCGCCAGGAAATTGTGCGCTTTTGTGAAGGTTTGCACCACATCATGATGGCTGTGAGCTGGGGTGGACATGAAAGCCTGATTTTGCCCGGGTGTGCGAGCCTGGAAGATGAGGAATTTAACCCCGACAATCCAGCGCACCGCGTGTTGCGTTTGTATGTCGGGTTGGAAGAGGCTGATTACCTCATTCGCGACCTGGAACGGGGATTCGAAAGCATGTAG
- a CDS encoding ATP-binding protein — protein MLKLPSDPRNVAKIESFLDKMVNKYKISPDLYGNILISLTEAVNNAIIHGNQQDASKHVQIQMHKSADCIAVRVSDEGRGFDYRSLPDPTQPENRCKCGGRGVFMMQQFSDGIRYCDNGRTVEMQFRLSCGTNR, from the coding sequence ATGCTGAAATTACCTTCTGATCCGCGCAACGTCGCTAAAATTGAGTCCTTTCTGGACAAGATGGTAAACAAGTACAAAATCAGCCCCGATCTTTACGGAAACATTTTAATTAGCCTTACCGAAGCGGTGAATAATGCAATTATTCACGGCAACCAGCAAGATGCGTCCAAACATGTGCAAATTCAAATGCACAAGTCAGCAGATTGTATTGCGGTGCGGGTTTCCGATGAGGGTCGTGGTTTTGATTACCGGAGTTTACCCGATCCAACGCAACCTGAAAACCGCTGTAAATGTGGTGGCCGGGGAGTATTTATGATGCAACAGTTCTCGGACGGCATCCGTTATTGCGACAATGGCAGAACCGTAGAAATGCAGTTCCGCCTCAGTTGTGGTACCAATCGGTAA
- a CDS encoding ion channel, producing the protein MSLFKSRNRPPQEDSNDLGFGSKLNAPGERLLNQDGSFNVLRTGRWTWTPYQSIVEMPWSSFLMLMLGFYVLANFVFAILFYLIGPDQFNGVGEDSEMIKFADLFFFSAQTLTTVGYGHISPRGFWASALASMEALLGVMIFALATGLLFARFSRPKSRILFSKNALISPYHEGYAFMFRIANLRNNSIINLEAKVTMAWLEESHGKYTRKFFALPLAREKVNLFPLNWTIVHPIDENSPLYGKTNEALEKMQPEFVILISGYDETFAQNVHSKSSYTYKDLICNGKFKPMYYEEDGHTVLQLDRIDEVEVLAAENVALPK; encoded by the coding sequence ATGTCTCTTTTTAAATCCAGAAACAGGCCTCCCCAGGAAGACAGCAATGACCTCGGCTTTGGGAGCAAGTTAAATGCCCCAGGGGAACGCTTATTGAATCAAGATGGCAGCTTTAATGTGCTGCGTACTGGTCGTTGGACCTGGACCCCATACCAAAGCATTGTGGAAATGCCCTGGAGCAGTTTTTTGATGTTGATGCTCGGGTTTTATGTTTTGGCCAATTTTGTATTTGCCATCCTGTTTTACCTCATTGGTCCAGATCAATTCAACGGGGTAGGGGAAGACTCGGAGATGATCAAGTTTGCCGACCTGTTTTTCTTTAGCGCTCAAACCCTCACTACGGTAGGTTATGGGCACATCAGCCCGCGCGGATTTTGGGCAAGCGCACTTGCTTCCATGGAGGCTTTATTGGGGGTAATGATTTTTGCACTGGCGACAGGTTTACTTTTTGCCCGCTTTTCTCGCCCTAAAAGTCGGATTTTGTTTAGTAAAAATGCGCTGATTAGCCCTTATCACGAGGGTTACGCCTTTATGTTCCGCATTGCTAATCTGCGCAACAACAGCATCATCAACCTTGAAGCAAAGGTCACCATGGCCTGGCTGGAAGAATCGCATGGAAAGTATACGAGAAAGTTTTTTGCCTTACCGCTGGCTCGTGAAAAAGTCAATTTATTCCCGCTAAACTGGACGATTGTTCACCCCATTGATGAAAATAGTCCACTGTACGGTAAGACAAATGAAGCGCTCGAAAAAATGCAACCAGAGTTTGTCATCCTCATCAGTGGTTACGACGAGACCTTTGCCCAGAATGTGCACAGCAAAAGCTCGTATACCTACAAAGATTTGATTTGCAACGGCAAATTCAAGCCGATGTACTACGAAGAGGATGGGCATACCGTGCTACAATTGGATCGGATTGATGAGGTGGAGGTGCTGGCCGCAGAGAATGTGGCATTGCCTAAATGA
- a CDS encoding Gfo/Idh/MocA family protein, with the protein MSKNNKTTAPSSSRRKFVKNAALALGGITIVPRHVLGRGFIAPSDKLNLAAIGAGGKGASDIANAWDNGANNVVALCDVDFARAKASIDKFPTAKKYADFRVMFDEMKNDIDGVTISTPDHVHGIAAMAAMELGKHVYVQKPLTHNIREARMLTEAARKYKVVSQMGNQGASNPTQKQMMEWLDKGLVGKVHTVYIWTNRPVWPQGIPLPTEKPALPESMSKENWDLFIGPADYVDYHPLYHPFKWRGWWNFGTGALGDMGCHLIDPAFRVLGLGYPTEVECSVGQVFLKDWSPEYIPEGCPPSSNVQIKFPATKRNNSPLTMNWTDGGIRPFHPDLIPPGDPIGDNDSSNGVLMIGTKGVMTCGTYGLVPKVYLKNGNKLEMPPMPAPAAGTPSVPEYGHQRSWTNACKAGFNSKEHQELTSSFDYSGPLTETVLMGNLAIRSYNLRKQGANNRMEFYGRQKLLWDGTSMKITNFEDANQFVGRNYRSGWELS; encoded by the coding sequence ATGAGCAAGAATAATAAAACAACTGCGCCAAGCTCCTCAAGGCGCAAATTTGTCAAAAATGCTGCCCTCGCTTTGGGCGGGATAACCATTGTGCCACGGCATGTACTTGGACGAGGATTTATTGCCCCGAGTGACAAACTCAATCTGGCGGCGATTGGTGCCGGTGGCAAGGGGGCTTCCGACATTGCCAACGCCTGGGACAATGGCGCCAATAATGTAGTGGCCTTATGCGATGTAGATTTTGCTCGGGCAAAAGCCAGCATCGACAAGTTTCCTACCGCCAAAAAGTACGCTGATTTCCGCGTCATGTTTGATGAAATGAAAAACGACATTGATGGCGTTACCATTTCTACTCCTGACCACGTACACGGCATCGCAGCAATGGCAGCCATGGAGTTGGGCAAACACGTCTACGTACAAAAGCCACTTACCCACAACATCCGCGAAGCGCGAATGCTCACCGAGGCCGCCCGCAAATACAAAGTGGTGTCTCAAATGGGCAACCAGGGTGCATCCAACCCTACTCAAAAACAAATGATGGAGTGGTTGGACAAAGGTCTGGTTGGTAAAGTCCATACCGTTTACATTTGGACCAACCGCCCCGTGTGGCCACAAGGGATTCCACTACCTACCGAAAAACCTGCCCTGCCTGAAAGCATGAGTAAGGAAAATTGGGACCTGTTTATCGGCCCGGCAGATTATGTTGATTACCATCCATTGTACCATCCGTTTAAATGGCGCGGTTGGTGGAATTTTGGTACGGGTGCCCTTGGTGATATGGGTTGCCATTTGATCGATCCTGCGTTCCGGGTTTTGGGTTTGGGTTACCCCACCGAAGTAGAATGCAGCGTCGGACAAGTATTCCTCAAAGACTGGTCTCCAGAGTACATTCCCGAAGGATGTCCACCCTCTTCCAATGTACAGATCAAGTTCCCGGCTACCAAACGGAACAATTCTCCGCTAACCATGAACTGGACCGATGGCGGGATTCGTCCTTTCCACCCGGATCTTATTCCTCCCGGCGACCCGATCGGCGACAATGACAGCTCCAATGGCGTGCTCATGATTGGCACCAAAGGGGTGATGACTTGTGGAACCTACGGTCTGGTGCCGAAGGTTTATCTAAAGAATGGTAACAAACTGGAAATGCCCCCTATGCCAGCGCCTGCGGCGGGTACGCCTTCTGTGCCTGAATACGGCCACCAACGTTCCTGGACGAACGCTTGCAAAGCGGGTTTCAATAGCAAAGAGCACCAGGAGTTAACCTCTTCATTCGACTATTCCGGGCCACTTACCGAAACGGTATTGATGGGTAACCTGGCCATCCGCAGCTATAACCTGCGCAAACAGGGAGCCAACAACCGCATGGAGTTCTATGGCCGCCAGAAATTACTTTGGGACGGCACCTCCATGAAAATCACCAACTTTGAAGACGCCAACCAATTCGTTGGACGGAATTATCGCTCGGGTTGGGAGTTAAGCTAA
- the lspA gene encoding signal peptidase II, with protein sequence MIWQKRLIVLLVPGLLATALDRFSKIWAVNTLKEQPMQSYLNDVFRLVYAENTGAFLSLGSGMNDTLRYWVLAVVPVLVLLYIFYHVLTAHNLHVVQQAAFGFILGGGLSNIYDRIMEGKVVDFMNMGIGTLRTGIFNVADMSIMLGLFLMIPFLFQKQHPEPSSAQEPSAAVETPAFEETDNETQEIEEPTTNDTDDTELDPKP encoded by the coding sequence ATGATTTGGCAAAAAAGACTCATCGTACTATTGGTTCCCGGCCTGTTGGCAACGGCTTTAGATCGATTCTCCAAAATTTGGGCGGTCAATACCCTCAAGGAGCAACCCATGCAATCTTACCTCAACGACGTATTTAGGCTGGTTTACGCCGAAAATACGGGGGCATTTCTGAGTCTGGGTTCAGGCATGAACGATACCCTGCGCTATTGGGTGCTGGCCGTAGTGCCGGTTTTGGTACTGCTGTACATTTTTTACCACGTGCTTACTGCACACAACTTGCATGTGGTGCAGCAGGCGGCGTTTGGTTTTATCTTAGGCGGGGGCCTCAGCAATATTTACGACCGCATTATGGAGGGCAAAGTCGTCGATTTTATGAACATGGGCATCGGCACCCTGCGCACTGGGATTTTTAATGTGGCCGATATGTCCATCATGCTGGGTTTATTCCTGATGATTCCTTTTCTTTTTCAAAAACAGCATCCTGAACCCAGTTCTGCTCAGGAACCTTCAGCAGCAGTGGAAACGCCCGCCTTTGAAGAAACAGACAACGAAACCCAGGAAATAGAAGAACCAACCACAAATGATACCGATGATACCGAGCTTGACCCAAAACCCTAA
- a CDS encoding carbon-nitrogen hydrolase family protein: MKIELRNLQYEDYFMQKDAMIEAYAGIGGDYWQEKDIQTLLRIFPEGQLCVLVDGKVVASALSIIVNYRKYGDSHTFQEITGDYTFLTHDPNGDVLYGIEMFVHPDYRGLRLGRRLYDARKELCENLNLRAVIAGGRIPNYKNFSDTLTPREYIEKVKLKEVYDPTLTFQISNGFHVKKILKNYLPGDTESKEFATLLEWNNIYYVEKEQLINVPKQVVRLGLVQWQMRLFDNFEALVEQVEFFVDAISDFKSDFILFPAMFNAPLMAEYNHLGEAKAVRELAKHTEPMLQKFVEMAMAYNTNIITGSMPIVENGSLLNVSYVCRRDGTYDGCYKIHPVPSEESAWGMVGASKIKVFDTDAGRIGILIDYDVCFPELARWHARHGVQLLFVPFLTETQNSYNRIRICAQSRAIENECYVAIAGCVGNLPKVNNMDIQFAQSAIFTPSDFSFPSNGIRAEATPNTEMTVIADVDLELLKELHEFGSVQVFKNQRKDLYEVKFKNKP, translated from the coding sequence ATGAAAATAGAGTTGCGTAACCTCCAGTATGAAGATTACTTCATGCAAAAAGATGCCATGATTGAAGCTTACGCTGGCATAGGAGGAGATTATTGGCAGGAAAAAGACATCCAGACCTTACTCCGTATTTTTCCTGAAGGCCAGCTTTGTGTATTGGTTGACGGAAAGGTCGTTGCTTCCGCATTGTCCATTATCGTCAACTACCGCAAATATGGAGATAGCCATACCTTTCAAGAAATTACAGGAGACTATACCTTTTTGACCCATGACCCCAATGGCGATGTGTTGTATGGGATTGAAATGTTTGTGCATCCTGATTACCGTGGACTGCGTTTGGGCAGGCGTTTGTACGATGCCCGCAAAGAGCTTTGTGAAAACCTCAACCTGCGCGCCGTAATTGCCGGGGGTAGAATCCCCAATTATAAAAACTTTTCAGATACGTTGACGCCTCGGGAATACATTGAAAAGGTAAAGCTCAAAGAGGTTTATGATCCAACCTTGACCTTTCAAATTTCCAATGGCTTTCACGTCAAAAAAATCCTCAAAAACTATTTGCCGGGAGATACTGAATCGAAAGAATTTGCTACCCTTTTGGAGTGGAATAATATTTATTATGTTGAAAAAGAACAGCTTATAAATGTTCCTAAACAGGTCGTACGCCTGGGGCTGGTGCAGTGGCAAATGCGCTTGTTTGACAACTTTGAGGCATTGGTAGAACAAGTCGAATTTTTTGTAGACGCCATTAGCGATTTCAAATCCGATTTTATTCTTTTCCCCGCCATGTTCAATGCCCCACTGATGGCAGAATACAACCACCTGGGAGAAGCCAAAGCCGTTCGGGAATTGGCCAAACATACCGAACCCATGCTACAAAAGTTTGTAGAAATGGCGATGGCCTACAACACCAACATCATCACGGGCAGTATGCCGATCGTAGAAAATGGTTCTTTACTCAATGTGAGCTACGTTTGTCGACGCGATGGCACTTATGATGGCTGCTACAAAATTCACCCAGTACCTTCAGAGGAGTCGGCCTGGGGAATGGTAGGGGCAAGCAAAATCAAAGTGTTCGACACGGACGCGGGGCGTATTGGCATTCTGATCGACTACGACGTATGTTTTCCCGAGTTGGCACGCTGGCACGCTCGACATGGCGTGCAACTGCTTTTTGTACCCTTCCTTACCGAAACCCAAAACAGTTACAACCGCATTCGCATTTGTGCTCAATCCCGAGCCATTGAGAATGAATGTTATGTAGCCATTGCGGGGTGTGTTGGTAATTTGCCTAAAGTGAACAACATGGATATCCAGTTCGCTCAATCGGCAATTTTTACCCCTTCCGATTTTTCTTTTCCCAGCAATGGCATCCGGGCGGAGGCTACTCCGAATACGGAAATGACGGTTATTGCTGATGTGGATCTGGAATTGCTCAAGGAATTGCACGAATTTGGTAGCGTTCAGGTGTTCAAGAACCAACGCAAAGACCTGTACGAAGTAAAATTCAAAAATAAACCGTAG
- a CDS encoding T9SS type A sorting domain-containing protein: protein MKHLLLCIIFGLSWQISPAQIFIPTSMMPRAGDTLLTAVDNLPANIRSILSGRNQRWDFAMLEAPYSRSAVWRTATKGNAAQTFKTAEFTAPVDEHTEGYYRTQGNDLILVGAVGPDPLNLNRKSVMRYSPGLLERRYGLRYGDAFQADANLVLTLGEIDIPSWFRKKLPVSPDSIRLRVSFDRQYDVDSYGRLIVPGGIFEVLREKRIEIVEMRLEVKVGRRRWQDISRSIKDKELLRSRKNISYHFYSNEAKEPIARVWMNASEKKVLKIEFKPRERENMVQNLANVKPDIYVSPNPAIASVRFEFYNLPPGTYRLSIFNIIGQEEWSKMYTINGNYAEQVDISQLKKGAYLYSLKDERGRTLSTKRLMVIRP, encoded by the coding sequence ATGAAGCACCTGCTCCTGTGCATTATTTTTGGTTTGAGCTGGCAAATCAGTCCGGCGCAAATTTTCATCCCCACATCCATGATGCCCCGGGCAGGTGATACCCTTTTGACCGCGGTTGACAACCTGCCGGCCAACATCCGAAGTATTCTCTCCGGCCGCAACCAGCGCTGGGATTTTGCCATGTTGGAGGCCCCCTATTCGCGCAGTGCAGTGTGGCGTACGGCCACAAAAGGCAATGCTGCGCAGACGTTTAAAACAGCTGAATTCACTGCTCCGGTAGATGAACATACCGAAGGGTATTATCGTACCCAGGGCAACGACCTCATCCTGGTGGGTGCGGTAGGTCCGGATCCACTCAACCTGAACCGAAAGTCGGTCATGCGTTACAGTCCAGGTCTTTTAGAACGGCGGTACGGTTTGCGCTACGGCGATGCGTTTCAGGCCGATGCCAACCTGGTGCTCACTTTGGGTGAAATTGACATTCCCAGCTGGTTTCGAAAAAAACTCCCGGTTAGTCCCGATTCAATCCGTTTGCGGGTGAGTTTTGATCGCCAGTACGATGTAGACAGTTATGGTCGGCTCATTGTACCCGGCGGGATTTTTGAAGTATTGCGGGAAAAACGCATCGAAATTGTTGAAATGCGCCTGGAGGTCAAAGTGGGCCGCCGCCGCTGGCAAGACATCAGTCGATCCATCAAGGACAAAGAACTTTTGCGCAGCCGCAAAAACATTTCTTACCATTTTTATTCAAATGAAGCTAAAGAACCGATTGCCCGGGTGTGGATGAACGCCAGCGAAAAAAAAGTACTAAAAATCGAATTCAAACCCCGCGAGCGAGAAAACATGGTACAAAACCTGGCCAATGTAAAGCCAGACATCTACGTATCGCCCAACCCGGCCATTGCCAGTGTGCGTTTTGAATTTTACAATTTGCCCCCCGGTACTTACCGGCTTTCTATTTTCAACATCATTGGCCAGGAAGAGTGGAGCAAAATGTACACGATTAATGGGAATTATGCCGAGCAGGTGGATATTTCGCAGCTCAAAAAAGGGGCTTATCTGTATAGTTTGAAGGATGAGCGGGGGCGGACTTTGAGTACGAAGCGCTTGATGGTGATCCGGCCATAA
- a CDS encoding sodium:solute symporter, with the protein MIAAVLSPGLIGALIIAYFAMLIIVAWRTSKNADNSSFFLAGRKAPWILVAIGMIGTSISGVTFISIPGVVGAGGNNQAFSYLQLVMGNLFGYFIIATVLLPLYYRLQLTSIYTYLEKRLGYYAYKTGAAYFLISRTIGSSFRLFLAANVVDQFVTQPLGIPFWVTVVITIALIWVYTFKGGIATIIYTDTLQTIFLLSALVLSIFTISNSLGWNLGQMFGEISRSEYGRVFFFDSGFGDPNNFFKQFISGALIAIAMTGLDQDLMQKNLSCRNIKDAQKNMLTFTSIFLLVNILFLSLGAMLYLYAAKEGIQLPMNASGKLNSDLVYPTLALEHMSVATAICFMLGIIACTYASADSALTALTTSFCIDFLNFDKSSASEAKKERTRVWVHVGFSLVTLVQIIVFKLLNNDAVISSLFKIAGYTYGPLLGLFMFGLLSKRAVRDQWVVLICIIAPILTYAIDIYAEKWYGFKFGFLNIAVNGLLTMLGLWLISYRKTSTVLN; encoded by the coding sequence ATGATTGCAGCTGTACTTTCTCCTGGCCTGATAGGCGCTCTGATCATTGCTTACTTTGCAATGCTCATCATCGTTGCCTGGCGCACCAGCAAAAATGCCGACAATAGCTCCTTTTTTCTGGCGGGCCGCAAAGCCCCCTGGATTTTGGTGGCCATTGGTATGATTGGCACTTCGATTTCGGGGGTTACCTTTATTTCTATACCCGGCGTGGTTGGAGCAGGTGGAAACAATCAGGCTTTTTCGTACCTACAGTTGGTGATGGGTAATTTGTTTGGGTACTTCATCATTGCCACCGTATTATTGCCGCTGTATTATCGACTCCAGCTGACGTCTATCTATACTTATCTCGAAAAACGCCTGGGGTACTATGCTTATAAAACGGGTGCCGCCTACTTTTTGATTTCCCGTACCATTGGCTCCTCTTTTCGTTTATTTTTGGCGGCCAATGTCGTCGATCAATTTGTTACCCAACCCTTGGGGATTCCATTTTGGGTAACGGTAGTCATCACCATCGCGTTGATTTGGGTGTACACCTTTAAGGGGGGGATTGCTACCATTATATATACCGACACCCTGCAAACCATTTTTTTGCTGTCCGCACTGGTGCTCAGCATCTTCACCATTAGCAACTCCCTGGGTTGGAACCTCGGTCAAATGTTTGGCGAAATCAGCCGCAGCGAATACGGGCGCGTATTTTTCTTTGACAGTGGTTTCGGCGACCCCAATAATTTTTTCAAACAGTTCATCAGTGGTGCCTTGATTGCCATTGCCATGACGGGTCTGGATCAGGATTTGATGCAAAAAAACCTGAGTTGTCGCAACATCAAGGATGCCCAAAAGAACATGTTGACCTTTACTTCCATTTTTTTGTTGGTCAATATTCTTTTTCTTTCGCTGGGGGCCATGTTGTACTTGTATGCTGCGAAAGAAGGGATTCAATTGCCAATGAACGCCAGTGGGAAACTCAATTCTGACCTGGTTTATCCTACCCTGGCTTTGGAACACATGTCGGTTGCCACGGCCATCTGCTTTATGCTCGGCATCATTGCTTGTACCTATGCCAGCGCAGATTCGGCCCTAACGGCACTGACTACTTCCTTTTGTATTGATTTCCTCAATTTTGATAAATCCAGCGCCTCGGAAGCAAAAAAAGAACGTACCCGCGTATGGGTACACGTCGGTTTTTCACTGGTAACATTGGTCCAAATCATCGTGTTTAAACTCTTGAACAACGATGCGGTCATCAGTAGCCTCTTCAAAATAGCTGGATATACTTACGGCCCCTTACTCGGTTTGTTCATGTTTGGATTACTCAGCAAGCGGGCAGTTCGGGATCAATGGGTGGTACTCATCTGCATCATCGCGCCGATATTGACTTATGCGATTGACATTTACGCCGAAAAATGGTATGGTTTCAAATTCGGATTTCTCAACATCGCAGTCAATGGACTACTGACCATGCTGGGCTTGTGGTTGATCTCTTACCGTAAAACCAGTACTGTTTTAAATTAA
- a CDS encoding TraR/DksA family transcriptional regulator: MENEVVRYSDAELEEFKALIDTKLERASTHLSGLQEQILEITENTSDEHGGDWVDDSSINNDVEMLNNMAIRQRMYIQDLENALVRIKNKTYGICSLTGQLIDKRRLLAVPTTTKSLAAKVAEQVPPQPERKERAEIEKPVVEKKPAEKKPAEKRITTTIIRKSSPGKKKAVELEDLEDEDDELGIGKDMFFDDDQDILYGAVSDLEDDLLEDTSSSGSDEDDDDELMGGIGMGGADDGSDDDDGEDY; the protein is encoded by the coding sequence ATGGAGAATGAAGTAGTAAGGTATTCAGATGCAGAGTTGGAAGAGTTCAAAGCGCTGATTGATACAAAGCTGGAGAGAGCATCCACCCATCTGAGCGGACTTCAAGAGCAGATTCTTGAAATTACCGAAAACACTAGCGACGAGCACGGCGGAGATTGGGTAGACGATAGCAGCATCAACAACGATGTTGAGATGCTCAACAATATGGCCATTCGCCAGCGGATGTATATCCAGGACTTGGAGAATGCCTTGGTACGGATCAAAAATAAGACCTATGGCATTTGTAGCCTTACTGGTCAGTTGATCGATAAGCGCAGACTTCTGGCTGTGCCTACCACTACCAAAAGTTTAGCCGCTAAAGTAGCCGAGCAGGTACCTCCACAGCCTGAAAGGAAAGAACGTGCCGAAATAGAGAAACCAGTGGTAGAGAAAAAACCGGCGGAAAAGAAACCAGCGGAAAAACGTATCACCACAACAATCATCCGCAAATCTTCGCCAGGTAAAAAGAAAGCGGTTGAGCTCGAAGACCTGGAAGACGAAGACGATGAACTCGGCATTGGCAAAGACATGTTCTTCGACGATGATCAAGACATCCTGTATGGTGCCGTTTCCGATCTTGAAGATGATCTTCTTGAAGATACTTCCTCTAGCGGCAGCGATGAGGACGATGATGATGAACTCATGGGAGGCATTGGCATGGGTGGTGCTGACGATGGTAGCGACGACGACGACGGCGAAGACTATTAG
- the ybeY gene encoding rRNA maturation RNase YbeY — MDDFELYDDLMEDDGPSDPISFFAEEIYFEPANPELLRRWIEEIVSREKRELIFINYVFCDDPYLLKLNQEYLQHDTLTDIITFPYHDPPIVEGDVFISVDRIHDNAHQFGVTFEQELHRVMIHGVLHLCGYPDKAPEEKARMTEKEDEALNLLKTLVF, encoded by the coding sequence ATGGATGATTTTGAACTCTACGATGATTTAATGGAAGACGACGGCCCCAGTGATCCAATTTCTTTTTTTGCGGAAGAAATTTACTTCGAACCTGCCAATCCCGAGCTGCTGCGGAGATGGATTGAGGAGATTGTATCACGTGAAAAAAGAGAGCTCATTTTTATCAATTACGTTTTTTGTGACGATCCTTATCTGCTCAAACTCAACCAGGAATACCTCCAACACGATACCCTCACGGACATCATTACTTTTCCTTATCACGATCCGCCGATTGTCGAGGGGGATGTGTTCATCAGCGTCGACCGTATCCACGACAATGCGCACCAATTTGGGGTGACTTTTGAACAAGAATTACACCGCGTGATGATTCACGGGGTGTTGCACTTGTGCGGTTACCCGGACAAAGCTCCGGAGGAGAAGGCGAGGATGACAGAGAAGGAGGATGAGGCACTTAATTTATTAAAAACTTTAGTCTTCTGA